AAGACACATCTCTTTAGTATTTAAAAACGTGTTATGGACACCATCAGTCGAATTATTGATAATTTAAGCTTTTCCCTTGTACCACACCCACAAAGTTAGGTGGTCCAGAAAATTCTAGAAATCCACTATAGCCATGATTAATATtaaccacatttattttagtGGCAAAATGATGAATGGCAATTGATTTACACAAATCTTTTACAGCCCTAACACTGATAAACCTGTCATATCCACTCCAACACAGGAGTAAGTTTGCTGAAATGAGCATAGAACAAGAATATTTCCAAAGAGAAATACAAATTACAATACCGGCCAAAAGTTTTAGAACCCCACCATTTATCcagattttattgaaatttaagcagttcaagtcatatgaataacctgaaatggtaCAAAAGTAAGCCGTAAACTGCCACTGTAAAACTTAAAGAGTATCCAATATGGATTACCTTTAATAAAGTTAAAGAGCCATTCCAATCCAGGTGgcttaaagaaacaaaatgtatgaAGAATTAAAGCATCAGGAAATGTAGAAAATGATCCTTAATTCATTAAAAGATTCTTTGATTATTGTAAAGGTTGTTGAGTGACTGCCTTATATGAATAGACGAAACAGATAAACAGATAAACTAACCAACAACGATGAAGcgtccacattttgtcacagtagCAGATGATTCAATTCTGTCTCCAAGAAGGCGTTCCCACTTAATTTTTCCAGAGTACATGTCTATTGCCTGCATTCTATGGGAATGTGAACCAATGTAGACAGTCTGGCACAGATTTTCAGTTTCAGTGATCAGCAGGAGAGGGGACGCATCAACACACTTGCCTGTGTCTAACATCCATCTTAATTTAAGCATGAAACATCCTGTGTCAGCTGTGTTCTTGGACACCCAACTGATCTCAGATACAGAGTTGTTCATTGCTTGATCCAAACCACCTtctctgtcttttaaatgtatCACTACAGGAGTGTTCAGAGGAGAATCTTCAGAAGGTGGTCTGAAGGAGTCATGTGAATCGTAATGAGACATGGAGCTTGTACTGGTTTTAGGTACATCAACATTACATGAAAGGAAATGACTACCCCTGTGTACAGCGGTAAAGTTCAAAACTCGATTTTCCAGATAAAGTGGAATATATTTGGTATGAGGATTTTCAGTTTCTGAAGATTCTGTAAATTTCCTTTTCAAACAGGAGTtccttttttccatatttttatatgGGAATATCATTGCAATAATGTGGTTATAGAGCTCAATAAAGGAGCAATTTAAGATAATTTCTAGTAATTCTGGTATCTTTCTTCTAGTTAACATTTCAATTCCTTCTAAAAGCCTCAGAGACTTAAATGAATCCCCACCACTGAATACAAAGAGAGATTCTGCAGCAATGACCGCATCTGTTGGAAGGTCAAGTATATCCTgaaagtggaagaaaaaaaaaatcttttactagtatttttttcaacatataaaaatatacaatattatgGAAAATATGCTAAAtttgcaaatgtaaaaatgtactgTGTTAACAGGAACGCATAATTGCTGAAACACACAGTTAATGGGACAAGTGAGACAGCATACTGTACTTCACTCCTAAACATGAatcattcatttggtttttgaaaGCAAACTAATGTTCATTTGTATAGCCCATAAGTAAACGCACACATCATATATTTGAATGGCATGTTGAAGAATTGAATGCTGTGTCAcagttataaatattttattgagtATAGGCAACAGCCCAAGCAGttttctaattctggatttgtacACAGGCATAAGCAATTTTAAAGTCTGGTCTCTCATATAAGAAACCTTGAAAActgcaaaacaaatataaataaatgtttaataagagttctgaaaaaaagaattcacGTAAAACTGCCAAGTTTGATTTCCCACAAGAAGCTTTGAAGttgggacaaaaggaaaaaaaaaatgtagggacagatttggaaaattaaaacacTACAAGTTTAAAAAGGGATTATCCTGCAATATCTTGGAATTCACAAATTCAACAAAGTGTATATAATGGTAAAATTCTTATGTTTAGCATTTGATTTAAGTGCTATTTTTCAGATTTTCGGTAAATGGACAGGAGATTTCAGGGAATacatttagaatgtgcacaagcTAAAATAAATCAGGTAGCTCAGGAggatatcattctttataaaccttATGCTGAAAACCCCCACCCCCAGATTATAAACCCTCAATCTGTTGTTACACTATGGAGGCCTAAGGTAGAAATCAAAcacattaattaaagaaaaacttaTCCTCTACCAGCACAAGTTTGATAAAATAATCTGGCAGGTGAAAGGCTTATCCATTGCATCATTTACTCTTCAGTAAAAACTGAATAGGGAGCATccttcacagcagtctgttacagaacgATCAAAGACACAAAGGATAGATGTTCATGTTCGATACCTACTATCCTATGGATTTAGTCATCACCcttgaaatgtgtgtgtatatataacaactgtccaatcttggtgtttacaggacatctgcggatatcaatgtacattttatataaGACATCATCAACCTTCCTCTGGTACATACTTATCTTGTGTGTATttaaccatttcagtagttcTTCATGAAATTTCTTAAAactaatgtttatatattttaatgtgcactTCAAGCCAAAAATACTAACTACAGTTACCTTCAAATAATTCTCTAACAGATCCCCATCTCAGCCACACATTAAATTTGAAATTCTACATTgtatttgatatttatgaatgccaacatttatttacttaaatgatACTTGAGTAACTTCTTGATggatataaatttattttaatgctggttactgttattatttatatatttaatgttgcattacagaaaaatgtacaatattgttcactttaatagaggtattttaataaaaacaaattgaattggatttctgtttttgctttggtaTTGAAAGGTATTGATTATTGTAAAATTTCACTGGTTTTGGTATCAAATACAAAACTTCTGGTATTATGACATATCTACTGCCCATTAATCTTTCATGGCTTGGaacatttttattacttctttcatTACTTACTTTCATTAAGTCTATGAGATTTCCTACATGTTTCTAACACttcaaattattaattattttcagatGTCAGTTTACAGTATACTGACTAGCTCTACTACAATCCAGCGGGATTCAATTCCTGGCCTGTTCTTTCTGTGTTCACATGATTTTTCTCCAGGCATTTGGGTTTTCTTCAACATGTCAAAGATGTATATGATAGGTCAAAACGCAACTGAAAGTAAGTGTGATGTAATCAGTTGGAGGAGATGTATCCTAAGACTGACTGGAATCGAACAGAAGGCATTATGTTTCTTTACCTTGTATTCTGTGCTACTAGGTTTCTATTATCTGTGGGTCGTAAAAGTGAAAAATCAGCTTTAGAAAGAGAATGAATAGCTTTTTGATCTGTTAATTGTTAAAAGATTTAAACTCCTCTTAGTCATAGTCTACTGCGCCTGGggaaaaatgcaatttatttgagCTTTATAATCTGCTTCTGACCAAATAACCTGATAAGAGTAATGCAAAGAAGGAGCTAATTATTAGGACTTATTAAGACTCCGATTTTGGAATACAGACTAAAACACAGCCAACAGTGCCTCACttctttataattattttctgCTGACAAAGTAATAGAATAACCTCGTTCTCTATATCAGTAATTCACAACTGCACACTAAAAAGTTAAATGTGAATATGTCAAGTTCCTGCAAAATGTATCAAATTACAACATGAAAGTCCTTTTGTACTAAATGGCTACCAAAATTTTATTTAACAGTTTACTGTGAATGTATGCACTCAATAAATGCAATGtagaaaaatgtactaaaatcCCAATAAACACAGCCCAACTACTTAAAGATGTGCACATTCTTACCTTCCATAGCGTTTGTAGACTTTCCCATAGTTCATTTTCCCCTTTAACTTCAGTATGAGCCTCAGCTGCTCTTATTTTAGATTCATAAAGAGCAATGAGATCCTTTGTGTCAATCTttcctaaatatataatgcacaagattaaataatattttgataACAGAAATCACTTTGTTCATAAAAACTGCTGCATTAATCAAAAAAGGACTTTAAATCATTTACCTTAATTATAGAAAATTGTATTATCTATAAAGAGCTCTTCGTACTCATGTCAACAACAATTCATTATTAATACTCTCTCTAAGAtgtgtgcatacagtatataagaacagagcaaaacataatgtgaataaaaaatgcaatattttatgaTTTAACTATTAATCAAAACATTACTTCAAAAGTTGCTGATCCTAAAATTTACAATTTCTAAAGCAGAGTCAGAATAGTATTTACTAGTCAGTTAAAAATGAATTCCAAACTCTGACTAATGAAAGTCACAAATAAACAAAGGCAATTATCAATAATGTCAATATGCAAGCACACTGCAGTATCTCTGTCACACTGTATTAGCCTAATTACACTATCTGACAAAATGTATAAAGAGAGAGATTTAACCCAACTTGGTAAAGCACCCTGAAATGCAACTGTCTAGAGGTCTAAAGAGGAAGCAAACAGCTACTTCAGTTAAATCTCAGTGACTGAACATGTCTACAGAGGCAGCTGTTTTGAAACCCCATGATGTGACACATGTTGAAAAACGTGACATGTTCACAATGGCATATGGTAAAAATAATAGTATCCTACTTGTATGCCAAAGTCTACTGAAGAATGTTgtacaaatgtaaaatgtaaagataTAAAAGGTGGATTAAGAAAGTCACCTTTCAACTAAGTCTGACATATATGGTGTAAAGACATAAAATGAAACCCATTACTTATAAGTGACCTGTTGGAATTATTTGAGCATGCAACCACTCAGGTTCCAAAACAAAGACAGTAGGCTACTTATTAGGGAGTCCTGTTAGATGCCAGATAAATAGTCGAATGAATATTCTGCTGTATTGGGCAAAAGTAAAGATATATATCAGGTAGAAGTACAAATTTAGTTTTTTCATGTCCTTAAAggcactttacaaaaaaaaatgtttattactgAGGAACTGTCAAGTTACTAGGGGAAGCAATTAGATGGTAGGGAATGGTATGTCTGTCTGTAGTCTTTTGACATTTCAACCAAAGCATTAGTCTGTAAATAATCAGGGCTGCTAAATAAGCTGTGAAGTAGCCTACCAGACCAGACCAGACGCGACAACACAGTGTACCTCATGGTAAAATTGAGATGTCTAGCATTTTAAACCTGATATATAGACATTTTGCTTTTTCACTTGGGTTGCCTTTGTTTAAATGACAATTCTAACATAATAACAGGATATTTTACAATCTATGCCTTTTTGGAGGTTTGTACAATATTATATCTATGATGTTTAAAGCTTACATTGATGTACTTTTCTGATTATCTGTATGGTTCATACaaagccctgatctcaacatcatcaaGCTTCTGTCTCTGCAAGCAATCCCAGACTGTCAAGTAAGACAGCCAAAGTCTGCAGTGGATTTGTGCCAAGTTCTCCAACTTCATGCAAGTGAACTCTAGAGAATTGCTACAGGTTTTAAGGTTGCTTCAAAGGctgatttatgattttttttcatgtttactgcattttctaataagtttgattaaaaaaaagtatttaggccattatttttgaaagcattctcaCTTTAAAAGCATGGTTTTCTCCATATGTGCCAAAGGCTCTTGCACAGTACTATATGCCTAACTGATGTGTATTGACAGTGCAGTAAAGTTTGAATTCAATAAATCTAAATGAAAAAGATGAATATCTATTGTTATTGCCTGTTTTTTGTATCCCTCTCGTATATAAAATGTAAGCTCACAGCTACTAAACTTGTACTAAATTAAATACAGTTCTCCtatgatgtttatttatttttcaggggTGAAATTTACCAGTTTAATAATAAAGGCATAAGAAAAGAACAATATAAACAACAAGTGAAACTCACCTTAAATGGATTTTCAAAAATCCGTGTGAACCAAATTCAGATTACATGCACTGTAACTGATAATATTCTAGAGAGACATGCTCATGACATTTATTGAATAtcaaattgtatttaaataaactGGACAAATCATCttttttgtactttctttttATATTGAGAAGTCTACACATGATCTTAAAAttgacaaattaataaatatccatccgttatccaccacttatccgaggtcgggtcacggggggaGCAGCATAAGCAGGGAAACCCAGACCTCCCTCcccccggccacctcctccagctcctctgggaagACCCCCCAAGGCGTtcctaggccagccgggagatataatccctcctgtgtgtcctgggtctgccctgtggctttctcccagtggggcatgcctggaacaccccccccagggaggcatcctgaccagatgcccgaaccacctcaactgactcctctcaatgcggaggagcagcgactctactcagAGTCTCTCatggataactgaactcctcaccctctctctaagggaaagtccagccaccctgagGAGAAAActaatttcagctgcttgtatctgcgatcttgctcttttggtcactacccaaagctcgtggccagaggtgagggtaggaacgtagatcgactggtaaatcaaccgcctctctcttcaccatgatgggccgatgcagagcccacattactgtggatgccgcaccgatctgtctgtcaacctcccgctccattcttcacTCCCTCGTGAACACcaccagagatacttgaactcctccacttgaggcagtaatgtgttcccaacctggagagagcattccacccttttccggccgagaaccatggcctcagatttagaGGTGGTGACTGTCATCCCCACCGCTTCATACTCgactgcgaaccgctccagtgagagctggaggtcactgcccaatgaagccaacagaaaCAAGTCATGAGGtaaccaaaccagaccccctccgctccttggctgcgcctagaaattctgtccataaaacttaagaacagaatcggtgacatatatatatatatatatatatatatatatatatatatatatatatatatatatatatatatatatatatatatatatatatatatatacacatatatatatatatatatatatacacacatacacacacacacactattataTATTCATTCTGGGACTGATACGTGTGGATGAGAATTTAAGAAACCatgttttttgttacttattttaaaaCTGTGATACTTTTTTGGTTAACAGTACTCAAATACAGTAGAAATATGTTCCATTTAATGACAAACTACCACTTGCTATGTTTGGTAAGGAACCGTAGCTTGTAGACTAATCCTGGATAacataattacaattacagcTGAGCTAAAGGGACTTAACAGTGGTGCATAATGTCAAAAGTATAGATGTAATTCTGTAAAAACAAACTACAGTAACCCACCTTTGCTTGATAAATATTACTTCTTTTCCAATGCAAAATGATATTAACCACCAGCTGACACTTTTTTCATAAGCATGGATGTACAAATATACAATGATGACTGAAAGTACGAAAAGCTTGGTTTTGGTGGTATTACTGTATGTTAGAAGACCACCCCTTTAAGTGACTAAAATTAGACAGACAGCTAACTGAAGACACCCCTTGAAATCAGACACTAGAATATCAACATAAAGAccaaagaatcaaaaaaaaaaacacaaaatgtgagAACATACAGAGGAGTTAAAACTGAGCATCAAAAACAAGTAAAGACAAACATACATATATCAGTAACACACTACTGTTTCaatcttaaaatgatttttgttttacgATCTGCACTGCAGTATTTCACTGAAATGTAGTATTTTCATTATAATTTGCATTAAACTGAATTTATGAAATGGAGTTATGcttgtttcttcttgtttttccttTAGCAATGTCTACCATTACAGTCTTACTGCTCATTCTTCAACCCATTTAAACAGTTTATTGGACTTcaataatatttcaaataaaacagtCTTTCAGTAAATGCTCTAAACCTGATAACTTGGGCATTTCACAATTTTCACACAAACACTTTATTGTGTATAAATTTCCCTTTTGGAAACAAAAACTAAACCTGAATAACTGATAAGAAAGGAAAGCCATgtatttaacatttattataCTACTTTCTCTTTGCACTCCAAATATCAGTAAGTATAACAGTAATTACCATGTGCTGTAAAGGGTAAACTCTTAACTAAAATAACTTCATCAGGAACGGCATGAGTCGGAAGATGTTTCAGCAGGTCCCTGTAAACTTCTTTGCCAACATCAGCTTGCTGTGAAGCAGCTACAATGAAAAGGATTAATTTTTGCTCTTTGTAGTATGTCAAAGCACAAGCATCTACCAGACTCAGATTTTCAACTGTctatagaaggaaaaaaaaaagaaagaaaaataatttttattatttcaatctatgcatattgtatttattctgtacaCTCTTCAATGAGAACTGCTTGAGATATGCCCAGAACATTTTGAAGAAAAGAAATCCACTCTGTTTTCTTTCATAAAGAAAAACTGTGTGGCTGCACTTGTGAGGCAGAATGCATTTACAGCATAAAGACAATTCAAGGCTTTGGGACATGAACATGAACTGTCACAGGTGATCTGGTGATATAAAGTGACCACGGCTTGAGCCGGGGACAAGCTGTCATTTGgtaggaagaaagagaaagagtgaacCAGAATGTTTTAAGTGCTTTGTGGCAccacattataaatatatatgtatattttttatgcaACATGACATTAGTTTTGTCTGCAGTATTTTTCTGCCTAGTTTTAAGGCACACTGAATAAAGGAATTACCTTTATACCTAACTATGCTGTAGACTTAAATTGGCATTTAAAACATctgacaaattttaaacatacagtaagcaTATGTGGTACTGTTTTAGACAATTTCAAGGTCAATAAATATGAATATGCAGCCCGGGCGgctcggtggcacagtgggtagcactgctgccttgcagttaggagacccaggttcacttcccaggtcctccctgcgtggactctgcatgttctccctgtgtctgcgtgagtttcctcccacagtccaaagacatgcaggttaggtgcattggtgattctaaattgtccctagtatgtgcttggtgtgtgggtgtgtttgtgtgtgtcctgcggtgggttggcaccctgcccaggattggttcctgccttgtgccctgtattggttggggttggctccagcagacccccgtgaccctgtagttaggatatagcgggttggataatggatggatagatgaatatacATCCCTCTATCAGCTTCTATCAGAAATTACAAATTTCTGTTATAATCGAGAatacttaaactttaaaaatttaaactgaagcacacattttaatatttcgaAAACTGGATTCAatcattcttgtttattattagCTTGTATCTCATgatgtaaatcattacatttcttaggaACACACCAAATTACAACAATCAAacaaaaagataataaaacagaatattGCATGAAACTATACTGCATCTAAGTTCAATGTCAATTGTGTACAGCTAAAGTAACAATTTCTAATAGGACCTTAGAAATACTGAGTAAATCTAAGATAACAAGGTAGTATTCTTATCATGGTTACATTACAACGTTCCATTAAAAATTACTAAGACTACAATCTGATTAAAATGCTCCAATCGGGCTGTTTACTTAgccaaatacaataacaaaacatgAACTCTGCACTGGACTGTTCTAACATTGTTTGTGAAGCCAGTGATATTCATTAGCTAATCTCTAAACCTGAATTTGCTGCATTGCTTTCTCCTTATTTTATATATCAGCAAGACTCCGAACATCCTCTATAACTGCTCTTTTTATTATGCAAAACTGTGCTACAAAGTCACTACAAAATGACTTCAACCTCTGAAACATTTTCTTGAGTTTAGTGTTTTGAACCATATACTCAGATAAATTTTGTGACATTTTGTGCTAATGCCATTTAAAAATCTTAAGGTTAATGAGTAAATATAGTAATTAACAGATGTCTATTAACTATGCAGTATGCtatgtttaaataaatgatatttgTTCAATGTCCAACAAACTCTAAACTCTATTGTTAAAAGTGCTTTgtgaacatgttcataataaaataattgacTCCTTAACATGTTACTGGCTATTCAACTACAAGTAATAAGAAACAAGGATTTCCATGATACGAATTACATTATGTCAAAGATAGTTTGATGAACTTTTtcgaggatttttttttctttcaaaattatgTGGGTCAGagataacaaacaataaaaatcttTTCTAGCTTCGGTATTTTATTATGGATGAGTATCTCATTCTTGTGCTTCTCTCCTCTCTTATGTTATACACACATAAAAGGAAGCAAATCATTTACTAATATAATTATAACTGAAGTCATACTTGCACCACTGTCTCCAAATTTAATCGTTTTCCATGACGCTTGACATGATTATCTCTTCTCCCTTTGTAGTACATGTGTGAATCTTTAACCATAACCCAATCACCAGTGGCACGCATGGTTCCACATGCTACAGTTAATTCACTATCAATGAAGCACACTCTTTTCCTACCacctaaaaaatgaaagaaaaaaaaaaaaagacaacaatgtttttcttaaaaatcTGACTAAcaactataaatattttaattacataaaGAGTTATTGAGTTGAAATACATTATTAAGTTTGGCAAACTAATGCACTGTGCATCATCatttatttaccatttttttcaGCCTCAAGagcacaataaaaaatgtaaattctctAACATGTACATTTGTAACATACATCCAGTCATTTTCCAAACGGGTTAGCACTGAACAGGTTtgtgggggtgctggagcctatcccagctagcacaaggcacaaggcaggaacacaccccggacatggtgccagtccatcgcagagcgAAAAGCAACACACACCAACAAAAATACGAAggacaatttggaattgccaatccacctaacagcactaccattgcaccactgtgccatccacAAGAATAATATAATATTGATAATACATGTTTGCTGCAGTGGAAactaatatatgaaaataaaactagGATCTGAATTGACTCTTAAAGTATATCTTCCCTTAATTCCCCGCCAGCCTTTAACAAAACATTACCCAGGAAAACTTGTCCTTCTCCTTCATTAATCAGATGCCCATCTGAATCTTTCACTTCTACCGTAGTTCCCAATAATGGCATTCCCAATGGAACAACAGTGTCGGGactgaaaaattatttcaaacaGAACACAATATTACAAGGCTGCAAACATTCTTATTTTTGTAACTTCTGCATGGCTGCTTCTACTATAGTTTGCATAAAAAATAAGTTATTGACTATAATCCTaccagtataaataaaataatggaaaacacACCAACATCATAATGGAATAAAACTATAAATATGCAAAGTGTGATAAGAAAGGTGGGGGACTAATTCTGTACCTTGAAAATGTGATTTGAATATTGCTTAATGACTTAGACAAAGAAACTCACAAATCGCCTACTGATTAGCATcttaaaatatacagttttaTTGTACTtcactaaaactatctatacttGCATACGTATacttaactgagaattgttcacagttgCTATAAACTAATTtgtattttagaataatttttatttgctACATTCACTGCCACATTCCTGCATGCTGGACAATAATTGAagtatttttcccaaaaaaaaaaaaaattcatcacaTAGAAGCAATATCCAAAATTAGGATACCAAATAAGTAATCATTGTGATAGATTACCTTGCAAGATATTCTTCTTCTGAAAGCACAGAGTGTTTAAGGTACTTCCATGATGTAAATACTAATTCCCTTAACCCAAATGCCGTATAAAGCATAACATACATTTTGTTCAATGCGCCATTAATTCAGACTGACTGCAGGTCGATGGGTGAGCTGCTGTCCCTAGGTAAGTTAGGAATGTTACAAATAGCTACAATGCTAGATAATTTAAAAGTATATAGCCATCATTCAAACTCTTTGATTGGATCTAATACTTTTGTTTGCattgaaaacaaattttaaaaaggccAATTGACAAGAGACCACATCAAGTCTGTAGAATTTCAATGTAAATGGAGTTATTTaatgttgaaaaaaatatttaaatgaactgCTATGAAGGTAAATAATTATGAGAGGGGTAAATAAAGTctttcattcaaattaaataacaaGGAAGATACAGCTTTCTTACTTAGATGTATCGCACATAATATTTTCTGGAATCTGGAAGCATGTAGCCCAGCATGACACCTCTGTAATGCCATAGAGGTTAAAAAACTGGGTTTGGTTTCCCTTTCCTCTCCAGTTGCGAACCACCGCTAGAGATGGAAATGCTTCCCCACCTAAAGCTAGTACACGTAGGGATGTGTCGGCAGTCAGAATCTTTGACTGAAGAAGACTGGTCCCAAATCTTCTGATAAGAGTTGGAGTAGCCTGGAAAAAGGAGATAATAATatccaaaaaaattcagaaaaactaAAGCAAGCTTAcacaaatttaaca
This genomic window from Polypterus senegalus isolate Bchr_013 chromosome 4, ASM1683550v1, whole genome shotgun sequence contains:
- the aasdh gene encoding beta-alanine-activating enzyme isoform X2; translation: MRCMLLLRWRSPSPSPSPPEPMLSDLVRQAASMHAEKEAVRYDKCDGQPAASLTYSEVLHFADDLSSFLKAHCDPIHAVLIGLYCRPGLHLASWILGILQVPSAYVPMDPDSPPQLSSHVMKQCCLRYILVQNDISEKFHHSFSSWICHVSESVLEKHNLILLNISWRDGSNIVTVGGELSTEHPQSILSGVSFHDGYLDSRTPGCLAYVLHTSGTTGLPKIVQVPHACIIPNILHLRSIFQVYSNDILFMASPLTFDPSVVELFITLSSGASLLILPQFVKMMPNKLSDVLFSQHKVTVLQATPTLIRRFGTSLLQSKILTADTSLRVLALGGEAFPSLAVVRNWRGKGNQTQFFNLYGITEVSCWATCFQIPENIMCDTSNPDTVVPLGMPLLGTTVEVKDSDGHLINEGEGQVFLGGRKRVCFIDSELTVACGTMRATGDWVMVKDSHMYYKGRRDNHVKRHGKRLNLETVVQTVENLSLVDACALTYYKEQKLILFIVAASQQADVGKEVYRDLLKHLPTHAVPDEVILVKSLPFTAHGKIDTKDLIALYESKIRAAEAHTEVKGENELWESLQTLWKDILDLPTDAVIAAESLFVFSGGDSFKSLRLLEGIEMLTRRKIPELLEIILNCSFIELYNHIIAMIFPYKNMEKRNSCLKRKFTESSETENPHTKYIPLYLENRVLNFTAVHRGSHFLSCNVDVPKTSTSSMSHYDSHDSFRPPSEDSPLNTPVVIHLKDREGGLDQAMNNSVSEISWVSKNTADTGCFMLKLRWMLDTGKCVDASPLLLITETENLCQTVYIGSHSHRMQAIDMYSGKIKWERLLGDRIESSATVTKCGRFIVVGCYDGFVYFLAVTTGEIFWMFATGDAVKSCAAVEPSSGLVFVGSHDHHIYALDCESKSCAWKRRCKGAVFSTPCLNASPRQLYVATLGSQLLALNPLWNFSTSAPIFSSPCIVDSPLQDYRIVFGCYDNFVYCLDGKGHLLWKFETSSRVYSTPFVFNQTDEERRSLVALTSNDGKLWILDAEKGILKATFCFPGETFSSPVVWGNLLIVGCRNDFVYCLELARSE
- the aasdh gene encoding beta-alanine-activating enzyme isoform X4; translated protein: MTSRRSIFQVYSNDILFMASPLTFDPSVVELFITLSSGASLLILPQFVKMMPNKLSDVLFSQHKVTVLQATPTLIRRFGTSLLQSKILTADTSLRVLALGGEAFPSLAVVRNWRGKGNQTQFFNLYGITEVSCWATCFQIPENIMCDTSNPDTVVPLGMPLLGTTVEVKDSDGHLINEGEGQVFLGGRKRVCFIDSELTVACGTMRATGDWVMVKDSHMYYKGRRDNHVKRHGKRLNLETVVQTVENLSLVDACALTYYKEQKLILFIVAASQQADVGKEVYRDLLKHLPTHAVPDEVILVKSLPFTAHGKIDTKDLIALYESKIRAAEAHTEVKGENELWESLQTLWKDILDLPTDAVIAAESLFVFSGGDSFKSLRLLEGIEMLTRRKIPELLEIILNCSFIELYNHIIAMIFPYKNMEKRNSCLKRKFTESSETENPHTKYIPLYLENRVLNFTAVHRGSHFLSCNVDVPKTSTSSMSHYDSHDSFRPPSEDSPLNTPVVIHLKDREGGLDQAMNNSVSEISWVSKNTADTGCFMLKLRWMLDTGKCVDASPLLLITETENLCQTVYIGSHSHRMQAIDMYSGKIKWERLLGDRIESSATVTKCGRFIVVGCYDGFVYFLAVTTGEIFWMFATGDAVKSCAAVEPSSGLVFVGSHDHHIYALDCESKSCAWKRRCKGAVFSTPCLNASPRQLYVATLGSQLLALNPDNGNVLWKYSVDKPFFASPQCTQVSVCIGSVDGSLYSFSHSGQKLWNFSTSAPIFSSPCIVDSPLQDYRIVFGCYDNFVYCLDGKGHLLWKFETSSRVYSTPFVFNQTDEERRSLVALTSNDGKLWILDAEKGILKATFCFPGETFSSPVVWGNLLIVGCRNDFVYCLELARSE
- the aasdh gene encoding beta-alanine-activating enzyme isoform X3; the encoded protein is MRCMLLLRWRSPSPSPSPPEPMLSDLVRQAASMHAEKEAVRYDKCDGQPAASLTYSEVLHFADDLSSFLKAHCDPIHAVLIGLYCRPGLHLASWILGILQVPSAYVPMDPDSPPQLSSHVMKQCCLRYILVQNDISEKFHHSFSSWICHVSESVLEKHNLILLNISWRDGSNIVTVGGELSTEHPQSILSGVSFHDGYLDSRTPGCLAYVLHTSGTTGLPKIVQVPHACIIPNILHLRSIFQVYSNDILFMASPLTFDPSVVELFITLSSGASLLILPQFVKMMPNKLSDVLFSQHKVTVLQATPTLIRRFGTSLLQSKILTADTSLRVLALGGEAFPSLAVVRNWRGKGNQTQFFNLYGITEVSCWATCFQIPENIMCDTSNPDTVVPLGMPLLGTTVEVKDSDGHLINEGEGQVFLGGRKRVCFIDSELTVACGTMRATGDWVMVKDSHMYYKGRRDNHVKRHGKRLNLETVVQTVENLSLVDACALTYYKEQKLILFIVAASQQADVGKEVYRDLLKHLPTHAVPDEVILVKSLPFTAHGKIDTKDLIALYESKIRAAEAHTEVKGENELWESLQTLWKDILDLPTDAVIAAESLFVFSGGDSFKSLRLLEGIEMLTRRKIPELLEIILNCSFIELYNHIIAMIFPYKNMEKRNSCLKRKFTESSETENPHTKYIPLYLENRVLNFTAVHRGSHFLSCNVDVPKTSTSSMSHYDSHDSFRPPSEDSPLNTPVVIHLKDREGGLDQAMNNSVSEISWVSKNTADTGCFMLKLRWMLDTGKCVDASPLLLITETENLCQTVYIGSHSHRMQAIDMYSGKIKWERLLGDRIESSATVTKCGRFIVVGCYDGFVYFLAVTTGEIFWMFATGDAVKSCAAVEPSSGLVFVGSHDHHIYALDCESKSCAWKRRCKGAVFSTPCLNASPRQLYVATLGSQLLALNPITLSVVYIIFWNEKCNEFY